A window of Phenylobacterium sp. NIBR 498073 genomic DNA:
CTGGCCGCGCGGCCGCGCCGGGCTTTGGTGATGTTCACGCTGAAGGGGCGAGGCGACTATGGCCGCGGCATTCCCTATGGCGTGGCGATCGCGGTCGGCGGGCTGATCGCGGTCTGGGGCGGGTTGACCGGCGCGCTGCCGGTCGACGTGCTGAACCGCATCTAGCGGCGCGATCGCGAACTATTCATCGATTGGGGAATTATTAGGGGGCGGACGGCCTCGACGCCGTCACGCTGGAGTGGAAGCGCCTCGGGTCCAAACGCGAGGTTCCGCACGGTCTGGCGATCGATGGAAAGCGCGCCGCGAGACGGGCGCGAAATACTGGCCCTGGTCGAGGGCCGCCTGCCGATGGTGGTGTTTTGGTCCGACTGGCTGGCGGGGCACTGGCAGCCGCTCGGGCAGTCGTGGCGAGAGGCGGCGCCGATGCTGTGGGCGCCGTTGCCGCCTCCGCCGACGTAGTCAGTCTCGCAGACTGGCGGGCACGACGCCGCCGTTCTTGGCTAGGGCGTCCCAGACCGCCTTCTGCAAGGCGATGTTCTGCTCGGCGCTGCCGTGCGGCCCGGCGTTGACGCCGAGCTCGCCCGCCAGCTCCTTGCGGGCGTCGAGGCTGGAGTCGAGGTCGAGCAGCTTCAGCAGGTCGACGATCGAGGTGCGCCAGTTGCCGCCGCCGCCCTTCAGCTCGGCGATCTGGACAAGGACCGCTTCGACGTTGACTGGCTCGGGCGGGGGCGGCGGGGCCGCAGCGACGGGCGCTGCGGCCGGAGCCGGAGCGGGAGCAGGCGCGGCCGGAGCGGCCTCGGGCTTCTTGCGGTGAAATACCTTGTCCATAATCGAGCTGAAGATGCCCATGCGCCGGTCTCCCTGTTGGATGGCTCCCTATTAAAGCTCGGCCATGACAGGAGTTCCGTCAGAACCCCTTGGTGATCGAAATGCCGTAGAGCCGCGGATCGAGCAGGAACACGCTGCGGGTGGCCCCCAGGTTCTCGTCGGCGATGTCGAACCCGACGATGGTGTCGTCGTCGAGCAGGTTCTTCACGAACAGCTGGACGTTCAGGTCTATGTCGGGATTGGCGAAGATCAGGCTGGCGTTGACGTTCTCCCACGCCTCGA
This region includes:
- a CDS encoding DUF3597 family protein, which codes for MGIFSSIMDKVFHRKKPEAAPAAPAPAPAPAAAPVAAAPPPPPEPVNVEAVLVQIAELKGGGGNWRTSIVDLLKLLDLDSSLDARKELAGELGVNAGPHGSAEQNIALQKAVWDALAKNGGVVPASLRD